Proteins from a genomic interval of Indicator indicator isolate 239-I01 chromosome 1, UM_Iind_1.1, whole genome shotgun sequence:
- the SPATA13 gene encoding spermatogenesis-associated protein 13 isoform X4, whose protein sequence is MRTSNVAPDGGTESSALVDDNGSEEDYSYEELCQATPRYLQPGGEQLAINELISDGSIVYAEALWDHVTMDDQELGFKAGDVIRVLEASNKDWWWGRNEDKEAWFPASFVRLRVNQEELPENCNSIQDEEQDADISKHRQKIAENKDQMRTNVIQEIMNTERVYIKHLKDICEGYIRQCRKHTGMFTTAQLSTIFGNIEDIYKFQRKFLKDLEKQYNKEEPHLSEIGSCFLQHQEGFAIYSEYCNNHPSACIELSKLMKQGKYRHFFEACRLLQQMIDIAIDGFLLTPVQKICKYPLQLAELLKYTTQEHSDYNNIKAAYEAMKNVACLINERKRRLESIDKIARWQVSIVDWEGPDVLARSSELIHSGELTKISKQGKSQQRTFFLFDHQLVFCKKDLLRRDILYYKDRIDMDEMKIVDTEDGRDKDFNINIKNAFKIINRATEEIHLFCAKKQEDKKRWMEACESERRRVQEDKEMGMEISESQKKQAMQNARKSRHGKMKGDLHPIHQRHITVPTSIPQQQVFALAEPKRKPSLFWHTFNKLTPFKK, encoded by the exons TTGCTCCAGATGGTGGGACTGAATCTTCAGCCTTAGTGGATGATAATGGCAGTGAGGAAGATTACAGTTACGAGGAGCTCTGCCAAGCCACTCCCAGGTACCTGCAGCCTGGAGGGGAACAGCTAGCAATTAATGAG CTGATAAGCGATGGCAGCATTGTCTATGCAGAAGCTCTCTGGGACCATGTGACTATGGATGATCAAGAGCTGGGCTTCAAAGCTGGAGATGTCATTAGAGTTCTAGAAGCTTCCAACAAGGACTGGTGGTGGGGAAGAAATGAGGACAAGGAAGCCTGGTTTCCAGCTAGCTTTGTCAGG ctgcGAGTTAATCAGGAAGAACTGCCAGAAAATTGTAATAGTATCCAGGATGAAGAACAAGATGCAGATATTAGCAAGCATCGTCAGAAAATAGCTGAAAACAAGGACCAGATGAGAACCAATGTTATACAGGAAATTATGAACACAGAACGAGTCTATATCAAGCACCTCAAGGACATCTGTGAG GGTTATATTCGTCAGTGTCGCAAACATACAGGAATGTTCACCACAGCTCAGCTAAGCACCATTTTTGGAAATATTGAAGATATTTACAAGTTCCAAAGGAAGTTTCTGAAGGACCTTGAGAAACAGTACAACAAAGAGGAACCTCATCTAAGTGAAATAGGGTCGTGTTTTCTTCAGCAT cAAGAAGGCTTTGCTATTTATTCAGAGTATTGTAACAAtcatcccagtgcctgcattGAACTTTCCAAACTAATGAAGCAGGGCAAATACCGTCACTTCTTTGAGGCCTGTCGCCTGCTTCAGCAGATGATTGACATTGCCATTGATGGTTTTCTTCTCACACCCGTTCAGAAAATCTGCAAGTACCCTCTGCAGCTTGCAGAATTGCTCAAATACACCACTCAGGAGCACAG TGACTACAACAACATAAAAGCTGCATATGAGGCTATGAAGAATGTAGCATGCCTGATCAATGAGCGAAAACGAAGACTAGAAAGCATAGACAAGATTGCACGTTGGCAAGTCTCTATCGTAGACTGGGAG GGACCAGATGTGTTAGCCCGAAGTTCAGAACTGATCCATTCAGGAGAACTGACCAAAATATCAAAGCAAGGCAAAAGCCAGCAGAggactttcttcctttttgacCATCAGCTTGTGTTCTGCAAGAAGGACTTACTAAGAAGGGACATCCTGTATTATAAGGATCGTATTGACATGGATGAGATGAAAATTGTGGACACTGAAGATGGCAGAGACAAAGACTTTAACATTAATATCAAGAATGCTTTTAAGATAATAAACAGAGCAACAGAAGAGATTCATTTATTCTGTGCAAAAAAACAGGAGGATAAAAAGAGATGGATGGAGGCATGTGAAAGTGAAAGAAGAAGAGTTCAGGAAGACAAGGAGATGG GAATGGAAATCTCAGAAAGCCAGAAGAAACAAGCCATGCAGAATGCTCGTAAGTCAAGACATGGAAAAATGAAAGGTGA CCTCCATCCTATTCATCAGCGCCACATCACCGTGCCTACCAGCATCCCGCAGCAGCAGGTTTTTGCCTTGGCAGAACCCAAGAGGAAGCCATCCCTCTTCTGGCATACCTTCAACAAACTCACCCCCTTTAAAAAGTGA
- the SPATA13 gene encoding spermatogenesis-associated protein 13 isoform X3 — MVARGGMARFWSLESLQMVAPDGGTESSALVDDNGSEEDYSYEELCQATPRYLQPGGEQLAINELISDGSIVYAEALWDHVTMDDQELGFKAGDVIRVLEASNKDWWWGRNEDKEAWFPASFVRGYIRQCRKHTGMFTTAQLSTIFGNIEDIYKFQRKFLKDLEKQYNKEEPHLSEIGSCFLQHQEGFAIYSEYCNNHPSACIELSKLMKQGKYRHFFEACRLLQQMIDIAIDGFLLTPVQKICKYPLQLAELLKYTTQEHSDYNNIKAAYEAMKNVACLINERKRRLESIDKIARWQVSIVDWEGPDVLARSSELIHSGELTKISKQGKSQQRTFFLFDHQLVFCKKDLLRRDILYYKDRIDMDEMKIVDTEDGRDKDFNINIKNAFKIINRATEEIHLFCAKKQEDKKRWMEACESERRRVQEDKEMGMEISESQKKQAMQNARKSRHGKMKGDYNGCPVPPPHQSLHPIHQRHITVPTSIPQQQVFALAEPKRKPSLFWHTFNKLTPFKK; from the exons atggtagcCAGGGGGGGAATGGCACGATTTTGGAGTCTGGAGAGCCTTCAGATGG TTGCTCCAGATGGTGGGACTGAATCTTCAGCCTTAGTGGATGATAATGGCAGTGAGGAAGATTACAGTTACGAGGAGCTCTGCCAAGCCACTCCCAGGTACCTGCAGCCTGGAGGGGAACAGCTAGCAATTAATGAG CTGATAAGCGATGGCAGCATTGTCTATGCAGAAGCTCTCTGGGACCATGTGACTATGGATGATCAAGAGCTGGGCTTCAAAGCTGGAGATGTCATTAGAGTTCTAGAAGCTTCCAACAAGGACTGGTGGTGGGGAAGAAATGAGGACAAGGAAGCCTGGTTTCCAGCTAGCTTTGTCAGG GGTTATATTCGTCAGTGTCGCAAACATACAGGAATGTTCACCACAGCTCAGCTAAGCACCATTTTTGGAAATATTGAAGATATTTACAAGTTCCAAAGGAAGTTTCTGAAGGACCTTGAGAAACAGTACAACAAAGAGGAACCTCATCTAAGTGAAATAGGGTCGTGTTTTCTTCAGCAT cAAGAAGGCTTTGCTATTTATTCAGAGTATTGTAACAAtcatcccagtgcctgcattGAACTTTCCAAACTAATGAAGCAGGGCAAATACCGTCACTTCTTTGAGGCCTGTCGCCTGCTTCAGCAGATGATTGACATTGCCATTGATGGTTTTCTTCTCACACCCGTTCAGAAAATCTGCAAGTACCCTCTGCAGCTTGCAGAATTGCTCAAATACACCACTCAGGAGCACAG TGACTACAACAACATAAAAGCTGCATATGAGGCTATGAAGAATGTAGCATGCCTGATCAATGAGCGAAAACGAAGACTAGAAAGCATAGACAAGATTGCACGTTGGCAAGTCTCTATCGTAGACTGGGAG GGACCAGATGTGTTAGCCCGAAGTTCAGAACTGATCCATTCAGGAGAACTGACCAAAATATCAAAGCAAGGCAAAAGCCAGCAGAggactttcttcctttttgacCATCAGCTTGTGTTCTGCAAGAAGGACTTACTAAGAAGGGACATCCTGTATTATAAGGATCGTATTGACATGGATGAGATGAAAATTGTGGACACTGAAGATGGCAGAGACAAAGACTTTAACATTAATATCAAGAATGCTTTTAAGATAATAAACAGAGCAACAGAAGAGATTCATTTATTCTGTGCAAAAAAACAGGAGGATAAAAAGAGATGGATGGAGGCATGTGAAAGTGAAAGAAGAAGAGTTCAGGAAGACAAGGAGATGG GAATGGAAATCTCAGAAAGCCAGAAGAAACAAGCCATGCAGAATGCTCGTAAGTCAAGACATGGAAAAATGAAAGGTGA CTATAACGGGTGCCCTGTGCCTCCTCCACACCAAAGCCTCCATCCTATTCATCAGCGCCACATCACCGTGCCTACCAGCATCCCGCAGCAGCAGGTTTTTGCCTTGGCAGAACCCAAGAGGAAGCCATCCCTCTTCTGGCATACCTTCAACAAACTCACCCCCTTTAAAAAGTGA
- the SPATA13 gene encoding spermatogenesis-associated protein 13 isoform X2 — translation MVARGGMARFWSLESLQMVAPDGGTESSALVDDNGSEEDYSYEELCQATPRYLQPGGEQLAINELISDGSIVYAEALWDHVTMDDQELGFKAGDVIRVLEASNKDWWWGRNEDKEAWFPASFVRLRVNQEELPENCNSIQDEEQDADISKHRQKIAENKDQMRTNVIQEIMNTERVYIKHLKDICEGYIRQCRKHTGMFTTAQLSTIFGNIEDIYKFQRKFLKDLEKQYNKEEPHLSEIGSCFLQHQEGFAIYSEYCNNHPSACIELSKLMKQGKYRHFFEACRLLQQMIDIAIDGFLLTPVQKICKYPLQLAELLKYTTQEHSDYNNIKAAYEAMKNVACLINERKRRLESIDKIARWQVSIVDWEGPDVLARSSELIHSGELTKISKQGKSQQRTFFLFDHQLVFCKKDLLRRDILYYKDRIDMDEMKIVDTEDGRDKDFNINIKNAFKIINRATEEIHLFCAKKQEDKKRWMEACESERRRVQEDKEMGMEISESQKKQAMQNARKSRHGKMKGDYNGCPVPPPHQSLHPIHQRHITVPTSIPQQQVFALAEPKRKPSLFWHTFNKLTPFKK, via the exons atggtagcCAGGGGGGGAATGGCACGATTTTGGAGTCTGGAGAGCCTTCAGATGG TTGCTCCAGATGGTGGGACTGAATCTTCAGCCTTAGTGGATGATAATGGCAGTGAGGAAGATTACAGTTACGAGGAGCTCTGCCAAGCCACTCCCAGGTACCTGCAGCCTGGAGGGGAACAGCTAGCAATTAATGAG CTGATAAGCGATGGCAGCATTGTCTATGCAGAAGCTCTCTGGGACCATGTGACTATGGATGATCAAGAGCTGGGCTTCAAAGCTGGAGATGTCATTAGAGTTCTAGAAGCTTCCAACAAGGACTGGTGGTGGGGAAGAAATGAGGACAAGGAAGCCTGGTTTCCAGCTAGCTTTGTCAGG ctgcGAGTTAATCAGGAAGAACTGCCAGAAAATTGTAATAGTATCCAGGATGAAGAACAAGATGCAGATATTAGCAAGCATCGTCAGAAAATAGCTGAAAACAAGGACCAGATGAGAACCAATGTTATACAGGAAATTATGAACACAGAACGAGTCTATATCAAGCACCTCAAGGACATCTGTGAG GGTTATATTCGTCAGTGTCGCAAACATACAGGAATGTTCACCACAGCTCAGCTAAGCACCATTTTTGGAAATATTGAAGATATTTACAAGTTCCAAAGGAAGTTTCTGAAGGACCTTGAGAAACAGTACAACAAAGAGGAACCTCATCTAAGTGAAATAGGGTCGTGTTTTCTTCAGCAT cAAGAAGGCTTTGCTATTTATTCAGAGTATTGTAACAAtcatcccagtgcctgcattGAACTTTCCAAACTAATGAAGCAGGGCAAATACCGTCACTTCTTTGAGGCCTGTCGCCTGCTTCAGCAGATGATTGACATTGCCATTGATGGTTTTCTTCTCACACCCGTTCAGAAAATCTGCAAGTACCCTCTGCAGCTTGCAGAATTGCTCAAATACACCACTCAGGAGCACAG TGACTACAACAACATAAAAGCTGCATATGAGGCTATGAAGAATGTAGCATGCCTGATCAATGAGCGAAAACGAAGACTAGAAAGCATAGACAAGATTGCACGTTGGCAAGTCTCTATCGTAGACTGGGAG GGACCAGATGTGTTAGCCCGAAGTTCAGAACTGATCCATTCAGGAGAACTGACCAAAATATCAAAGCAAGGCAAAAGCCAGCAGAggactttcttcctttttgacCATCAGCTTGTGTTCTGCAAGAAGGACTTACTAAGAAGGGACATCCTGTATTATAAGGATCGTATTGACATGGATGAGATGAAAATTGTGGACACTGAAGATGGCAGAGACAAAGACTTTAACATTAATATCAAGAATGCTTTTAAGATAATAAACAGAGCAACAGAAGAGATTCATTTATTCTGTGCAAAAAAACAGGAGGATAAAAAGAGATGGATGGAGGCATGTGAAAGTGAAAGAAGAAGAGTTCAGGAAGACAAGGAGATGG GAATGGAAATCTCAGAAAGCCAGAAGAAACAAGCCATGCAGAATGCTCGTAAGTCAAGACATGGAAAAATGAAAGGTGA CTATAACGGGTGCCCTGTGCCTCCTCCACACCAAAGCCTCCATCCTATTCATCAGCGCCACATCACCGTGCCTACCAGCATCCCGCAGCAGCAGGTTTTTGCCTTGGCAGAACCCAAGAGGAAGCCATCCCTCTTCTGGCATACCTTCAACAAACTCACCCCCTTTAAAAAGTGA